The segment CGACGTGGGCGAGGACGTCGAGCTGATCTACGAGAAGCTCGGCGACCCGGAGCAGTTGAAGAGGCTGCTCGCGTCGCTCGCCTCGGGGCTCGCCGCGAAGCTCGACCTGCCGGGGTGGGGAGACGAGATGGAGGCGGCGCTCCTCAGGTGGGCGTTCGCCGCCGTCGTGAAGCGCGTCTGCGGCACGGAGCGCACGAAGAACGCAGGGCCGCTGACCGAGGACGCCGCACAGGGGCTGCGGGCGTTCCTCGCCGGGCCGCTCCGGGCGCAGCTGCAGTCCGAGCTCAAGGGCGAGATGCCGTCGGACGTGACCTTCGTCTTCGGCCACACGCACAAGCCGTTCCAGGAGGACATGGACTTCCCCGGCTACCCGCGGTGGGTCCACGTCTACAACACGGGCGGGTGGGTCGTGGAGACGGTCGCGCCCGAGCCGCTGCACGGGGGCGCCGTCGTGCTCGTCGACGAGGAGCTGAACACGGCCTCGCTGCGGATGTACAACGAGTGCGCCGAGCCCGGCGGCACCGCCGTCTCGCTCGAGGAGGCGAGCCACCCGGGCGCGCCGCACAACCCCCTCTTCGACCGCCTGCGCCAGCTCGTCGACCCGGCGGAGCGACCGTGGAGGGAGCTCTCGGCGGCCGTGGCGGAGGGGGTCCGGACCCGCGCCGGGAACCTCGCGGGGCGGATCGCCGAGCCCGACTGACATTCCCCGGCGCTGTGATATTGTCCCGTCGGGATTTGGGGGCTCTCAACGGCCCGGATTGGAGGGACGCATGAAGAAGCTGATCGCGGTGGTCGCGGTGTCGATCGCGGGGCTCTGGATCTCGTCGTGCGCGGAGCCGGCGACGGCGGACGAAATCGACGAGATGTGCCGGCACCTGGGCGGCCTCGGCGGCGACTCCGCCTCGCCCGAGGCGGCGCGGGCGAAGCTCGCGCAGGTGAACGAGGAATACGACGCCCGCCTGAAGAAGCTCGAGGCGGAGAAGGCCGAGGCGATCGCGCGCATCGACGCGGACGAGGAGCTGGCGCTCGCGGAGGTGAAGCCGCAGGACGCGGCGAAGCGGACCGCCATCGTCAACGAGTTCGCG is part of the Pseudomonadota bacterium genome and harbors:
- a CDS encoding Sds3 domain-containing protein, translating into MKKLIAVVAVSIAGLWISSCAEPATADEIDEMCRHLGGLGGDSASPEAARAKLAQVNEEYDARLKKLEAEKAEAIARIDADEELALAEVKPQDAAKRTAIVNEFAKKTSDMRIELDGKIKRQTEERDAAVKTAQEAADAAEASWNEVVYKCTAEGAGVSKPVAQCRIAAATKDAWDKCE